One Dioscorea cayenensis subsp. rotundata cultivar TDr96_F1 chromosome 19, TDr96_F1_v2_PseudoChromosome.rev07_lg8_w22 25.fasta, whole genome shotgun sequence genomic window, TTCCaaatttcatggttttttttctttatatactATTATTTCCATGAATTATTGACAAGCTTGCTCACAATATTATTACATATGAATGATTGTACAAACATTTTGGCAACACAAATGCATTTCTATCTAATTATAAAAggattaaaagataattttattcattaaaaaattttaataaatattttttctttaatttataagATTAATAAATGGAAAACTCTACTGTCAAGTGCTCACTGATTGGaaggaaaagaacaaaaaaaaatgtctagATCTTAAATGAATTCCAATCAATATGTTGTATGTCCTCCCCACCACATCACACATGACAATGTTTGTTTCCTTgtctatatattaataatattcatatttatGTCTGTCATGTTTCCAAGTTCCAATTGTTCCTCCCTACTAACAAGTAAcaactaattttaatataactaATTCTCAATTTAAATGCTAACATATCATTATTGTCTGATATTTGTGTTTCAATttgaattcttttattttattttattttatttttgataatcaaTGTGAATAACACAATTTACATCTTAATTATATATTGGGAGGGAGTCAAACTCTCAACTTTTGGCATGCGAGACAAATACCTTAACCTCATGGTCATTGTGAcaaaaacttgatttttatattatgagaaaattatttgcatgtatattataaactattttattagCATTTATcctcttataatttataattaagttacaatttttgaaaaaatatatattgattttttttcctagttttatttttgaggATGAATGAAGTAAAGAAAgtaaataatagtttatttttattaaatgttttagttgatttttgtcataaaaatatatatgtaaataagaataatttatttgaatatgtaaacaaatattgcttttacatgcgtatataaataataacacaatTTTACATGGTACATGAGTAAATATTATATCATCATCGATTTTATTTAAGTTGCATGTACCGGCCTAACAATATGTAATGCAAAAATAAGAAGATTCATGATAAGTTATAGTATAGTTTATCCATATATTACAAATTGAACAACATCTatttataatacaaaattttttgtcGGCTTTGTTTTAACAATATAGAAATTTTTCCATATACTATGTTCATGATATGTTGCTGCCACaacccttatttttttttttgttcggATTCCCTATGCaccattaataattatttaatcttAAACTATATGTATAAAACTTATCGATATCTTGATGTAATAACTAttaaatcttttaaaataaagagCCAAAACACGGAAATATAATCTTTAtacttaattaaattgttttttaattaacatttgCATTTGTGTATAtgtctttttgtttaataatggTAGAGTTTCTATATTGAATGCATTGGAttctcattttgaagtttttatacAAAGCCTTACAACTTACTCAtccttaataaatatttaattaataaattcaatatCAGATTAGTCATGTTCTACCATTTCATACTGATATtcgtttattttttaaataagagcCAAACACGGCAATATAATCTTTAcatttaactaaatattttactattaaCATTTGTATACGAGTGTATTTCTAGTTATTTTAATAATCTAATGATTTTCATATATCTTTCATTGGATTCTCATTTTGATGATGTTACAACTCAACCCTCATGTTCTTGTTCCTACATACTcatcattaataattattttttttcaaaggaattatatatatatatcaaattagtTTCTCATATTTGAATTTTCCACCATTTCACACTGATATTAATTCATTTCTTacatatcattaattaaaaaataaatatctccGTCTTGTAACATTTCAAATTGGTGTTACTTCAATAATAATATcttcaatattttctcatttctctctgtatatataataaaatcagAACATTTTAACTGCGGACGTTCATAAGTATCCATAGTTGACAACAATATAAGAGAGACGGAGAAAACAATGGGTAggttagaattttattttatttttaataattcaatggTAGATCAATTTGTGTAGATCGGAAATCAAAGCACGTTAGATGACGTGTACTCTaacaaaattccaaaattatagtttttatttataaactagAAGGTTTAgtctatttttgaaataaaagcaaaagataGTAATGCAATCATTatacttttaattaaataaattttgtttattaatattattttatttttaataattcaatggTAGATCAATTTGTGTAGATCGTAAATCAAAGCACGTTAGATGACGTGTACTCTaacaaaattccaaaattatagtttttatttataaaccaGAAGGTTTAgtctatttttgaaataaaagcaaaagataGTAATGCAATCATTatacttttaattaaataaattttgtttattaatatttagatatgtGAATCAATGTGGTCACATCAAGTCATCAACCCATTTGAATATGACTCTCAAGCTCACCAAGGTAAGTTAATCCAACACAACGTCTCATCTCCATCACATGCACACGTGGCATCATTCATGTCTCTAAtgatttatttctaatttttttaattatttttttaaaaagtttttttttcctcataaaATTTTTAGTCAAGATCCAGAAGACCACGTTAACACTGCTATAATGCCCCTTAGCCACACCGCACCGTAATGTGCCACATGCCTGAATCGTTGAAGACTACGATCCCTAGGCACTTTGTACGGTGGATTACCTCCGACGATCGAATCAACAGACAAAATTCTGAGCACGTGCGCACGTGAGGAGGGTAGCAGGATTTCATCCACCATACACGTGCCTCGCGATAAGCTCCATCGACCGATGTAAATCAAACGTCTAAGAGAACAAAAACAGCCCCCGTTCTCACAACTCATTCATCCACCATTCATTTGACCTCGAGATCATAACTCTCAACGCGGATCACCATGAGACCAcatctcaaggcaatctaacGGTGAGAAGCAACAGTCGTACATCGAAAACGTGAACACAAGAACCATGACCGAACACCAGTAAAACGAAATCATAGAAAACAATCACCCGTACCCGAACAAGATCATCCACCATTCATTTCGCCTCGAGATCATCACCCGCAAACCAATCATACGGTGAACCGTATCCGAGATTACCGTAAAATCAAGAGAACAAATCTGGAGGCAATCAAACGGTTAAAAACAAAAGATCGCATGGTGAGTACGTTTGTATGGGAATTCGATAGCAAAGCCAAGTATAACGAAATCTTAGAAAACAAGCATCCGTTCGCGAACTTCATCTCTGGAATGATTAGCGGgaccttctccttctcctcctcgtCTTCGCCTCCAATGGCGGTTCCCCCAAAACCCTATCCCTAATTCCCCTCAGATCTCCCCCTAATGGTGTTCTTTGGGATGCTCTAGGGCCTCCCAACAATGGCGATCGTCACCGGCGACCGCTACATCGACTCGCTTGTCCGTTTTGTGGATCGCCGCGCTGACTCCCTCCTTGATGGCTCGCTGACTCTTCGTCTTAACCCCCTTGGTCTCCGCTATGTCCAGTCGCGTCTTGATGCGTTGCAGGAGCTTGAGGGCTTGCTTGCTGGTGCCCCTGTTGATTACCTTCGCGCCTATGTCTCTGACCTTGGTGATCACCGCGCGCTTGAGCAGCTAAGGAGGATTCTTGGGCTGTTGACTTCTTTGAAGGTGGTTTCTGTTCTTCCACCGCCGAGGGACCCTACGCCTCTGTCGTTGGTGTCGTTTGCGAGGTTGAAGGTGCTGGAGTTGAGAGGTTGTGATTTGTCGACATCTGCTGCTAAGGGTTTGCTCGGGCTCCGCGGTTGCCTTGAGAAGCTTATTTGCCATAATTCCACTGTGAGCTGCATTTTATCTGAattttttctctccttttttttatttgattaatcttTGTTTGGAgctaagtttttcttttatatgctttttttttttaatatatatattagatctctgctcttttttatttattttttagttttattttttccttatgttaaATTGATGATATCCTACTTTCCAATTTAGCAGTGCATTTACtgttttcaatttttagctTGTCGTGGCAGATGATATATTGAATTGCTGTGTTTTTCACTATAATTCCCCCCATAAAGAtatttttagtgaaaattttttattttgtataactttgagatatatattagttatttattaattattgtatcCTATTTGAGTTTAATGATTACTACTGAACGAGCCCCTTGTTAGCTTGTTAGTTTAAATTTCTGTAATCGCTTTTGTATTGTCTCTGATCAGCACAAGATCTGCTCCTCTTCTGTGACatgttttattgaatttgtatgGATGCTGAGTTACTCCTTGATGTTACATTGGATTAAATGGTTGAAATTTGGATTGCATATTTCAGTCCTTCGAGAGTCCATATgacaaatttttgaaatttgaattaatttgcCTTACAATTTTATCTCatggtttttggtttttctaCCAATTTACTATGTGCACGGTTATCAATGTCCTTTTATATTGTGTTCTTGAAGATTTAGAAAATTCAGTTTGGAAATGCTGGTTGTGATTTTTGCTCATATAGTTAGTTCTGCTTCCTTGGTGGCATAACTCAGGATGCCCTCAGGCATGTATTTGCCAGTAGGATTGTAGACATAAAGGACTCACCAGTGTGGAGCCGGTTGTCTTTTGTCTCGTGCGCTTGTAATGGGTTGGTGCTCATGGATGAGTCCTTGCAGTTGCTTCCTGTTGTTCAAACCCTTGACCTGAGTCGGAACAGTTTCGCAAAGGTGGATAACCTTAGGAATTGCACAAAGTTGCGGCACCTTGATCTTGGTTTTAATCACTTACGGACAATTGCTTCATTAAGTGAGGTATGATTAGAtcttttttgttgcttttataattatttctgCTTGGagaaatatttgtgaaaattatcctTTTTTAAGTTCCTAATTGTCATTCACTTGTTCAGTATATGTTCTGCTAGATCAGAAAGAAgagttcttgttcttttttttgttagaaCAATAAAGTGGGACTTTGAACAGGGAATAAAAACTCAATAGAAGGCTTTCATAGAAAATGGTATAAATAGGTGACTGTTGCtttgtttatgttattttgagtTTCTATTTCGCTTGACATGCTTGAGCTCACATACCTTAATCCTTTAAATAATCATATCCAGCTGTCATTGTTTTTAAAGGAAACTCACCTTCTTataattctattttattattattttttttatttttattttgtaatgagATTCTTAAGAAGAATTGTTTTAAGATTTGACAAAAGAATATGAGTGTGGAAAACTTTAGGGTGTATAAGTTAGCCAATAAGGAAGTTAAAAAGGGTTGTGAGCAAGGCTAGGTGTAAGTCTTATAATACGTTGCATGTTAAATTAGGTAcataaaagagagaaagattTTTAAGAGGTTAGCTAAggctagaaaaagaaaaagaaaggatttagGGAGTGTTAGGTTGTAAAAAGTGAAGATAATAGAGTGCTAGTGAAAGATGAGGAGATTAAGGAAAGATGGAGATAATACTTTTGTATGTTGTTTAATGTGGATAATAAGAGGAATTTAGCGTTGGAGGTCAATAATACTAAGGCTATTGATGGATTTATGTTAGAAATATTAGAGTTAGCAAAATTAAGGATGCTTCATAAGGAAAATACCATTGAATGGAAAAAGAATATTTCAGTGCCCATTTATTAGAATAAACATGACATTTAGTGTTGCAATAACTATCGTGAATTAAACTTATGAGTCATACTATGAAATTTTTGGAGAGAGCAATTGATCAAAAGTTGAGATGTGAAACAAGtgttctttaaattattttgttttatgccTGGAAAGTCAACTATAGatgcaatttataattttatatattaaaacagTTGATGGAGAAATTTAGGGATAGGAAGAAAGATTTGcatgtgatttttattgatcTAGAAAAGACGTATGATATGGTACTTAGGGAGGTCCTTTGGTAGGTTTTAGAGAAGAAAGAGGTTACTACTAGGCACATAGACCTAATAAAATGTATGTGTAATAGCTCTCTCACCAATATTAAAATAGTAGAGGAAAGACTAAAGAGTTCTCAATTATTATATGTCCACTTCAAGCCTTTCTTCAAGATTCATCCTTAAGTCCCTACTTGTTTACTTTAGTTATGTATGAACTAACTAAGCATATTTAAGATCAGATATCCTATTGTATGTTTTTTCTTGATGATATGGTCTTAATTGATGAAAATAGGGAAGGTGTCAACTTTAAGTTGGAAATGTGCGGAAACTACTTAGAATCCAAAAGTTTTAAGTTAAGTAGTGTAAAGATGAAATATCAGaatgtaattttaataaaaaggtGAGTAGAAATGAGGGAGAGGTTAGGATGGATGATAATAAGATTGTAGAAATAGAAGTTTTCGGTTCCTAGGCTTTATAAATTAAGATGATGCGGAACTTTTGGAAGATGCCACAAATTCGATTAAGGCAAGTTTGGTAAAATAGAGAGCAACTTTTGGAGTTATATGTGATTATAGAATATTTCTTAGttgaaaggtaagttttattaaaaaattagttggGCCAACTATGATGTACGAGTCAAAATATTGGGTTATTTACTATTTAGAAACAACATACTCAAAGGATAAGTGTGGCTAAGATGAGAATGTTAAGATGGATTTTAAGCATAACTAAAAGGTACCAATTTAAGgaatgaacttattcaaaataGATTGGGAGTAGCACCTATTACTGACAAGTTAAGACGAAATTGATTAAGATGGTATGAATATGTCCTTAGAAGACTGGTAAATGCCCCCATAAAACAAGTTGAAAATTTTCATGTAGAGAATCATagaagaggaagaggtagacttaaaaaaatgtttaacaaGATGTCAAGAACTTTACAAAATGATATGTCTGAGCTAGGTTTATCTAGTCTTTTGGGCCTTGATAAAACAATATGGAAGGGAAGAATTCATGTAGCTAATCCCAAATAGTTAGGACTAATGGCTTGTTGTAATGAGATCCTCAAAGAATTAGTTTCCTTTTGGTAGCCCTGTGATAAGAGATCTTAGTTTTGCAAACATTTGGGACATTAAGGTTTTGTAACTAATTGTATAATTTCTAAGACAAAGGTAACATGTAATATGTAAAGAGTTACCCTGACTCAATCAATAATATGGCAAATTCTCTATCAGAATGAAAATATACTACAAAGTTAAACACTATCAAAATTCTAGAAGATGCAACAAAGATGATTACATTAGTGGTCATTTGACTTTGCATGCTTGAGGTAGCATTCTAGAGTGTAAGATAGAAATCGATTGTAGACAGACTAGCATGAATATCAGTTCACATGTAATTGGATATTTTATGGAAACTCTCCTGTGTGATGTACCTCTTATGCTTTATTATTATGCTCCATGTGCAAAGTAATTCCAGATTGTTTAATCAGTTTTTCATTAAGATCCATGGTTACAGATGAGCCTCCTGCCAGATTGTTATAAAATCAATCTAGAACCTAGATTATTGCACTAGCTTATTAAAAGGCATATTGAATTATATGGTTTCTTTAGCTTAATGTTACCTCTATTCAGACACAAGGAAACTGTTTCACCGGGTAAATAACTTTGAGATCTTCTGGTCTGTTACTTCACAGGTTTCATGTCCAATTGTTAAACTGGTATTGAGGAACAATGCTTTGACAACTTTGCGAGGGATAGAGAATTTGAAGTCAGTTCAAGGTCTTGATCTTTCCTACAACATTATTTCCAGCTTTACTGAATTGGAGATCCTTGCAAGCTTGTCATGTCTCCAAAACTTATGGTTGGAAGGAAATCCAGTTTGTTGTGCCCGCTGGTATCGAAGCCATGTTTATAGTTTTTTCTCACATCCTGAAAAGGTGAGTCCTGAACAATCCATAGAAGCATATTGTGGTATTTCTGAAATTCTTGTGTCtttttttgcttgattttaGCAAGTACAGTTTAGCTTATTCTGCAGGATTTGCATTCTTATTTCGCTTCCATTTCTGCTTCAGTTAAAATTAGACGACAAAGGAATTAGCACAAGGGAGTATTGGGAGAGGAATATCATTCTTGCAAGCAGGCAAAAGCAACCTGCTGGTCATGGATTTTATTTTCCAGCAAAACATGATTCTAGTAATGATAGCAGTATACATCTGAAGAGGGTATGTTGCTTTTCAATTGAATTCTTTCGCCTTTTATGATGTCCCTTTTGTAAGTTCTAATCATTTATTGTTCTGCttaaaattacttaatttatcaCTCATTGAGCATCAAGGGTGGTAATGTATTTTGCTTGTATCATATGTGTTGTCTATTTTGCTATGTCAAGAAATGGCTCTTCTAACTTCTCAAGAATGTGCTCCAATTGTAGAAAAAGAATTCTCGCCTTGCTTGCATTGAGGATGAGGAGCAGAGAAGATATTTACTCGCAGATGCCTTGGATCAGGAATCAGCATCTTGCGACAGTGATAATGCGAAGAAAGATGAAAATACTATTTCTGACAGTGAGACAGAAATAGTTAATTTAAGGAATAGGGTTGAGTGCCTGAAGAAGGAAAGATCGGTTCTTTGGTTGCGGGAGTTTAAAGAGTGGATGGATCAGAGCACCATGGATACTTTGGAAAGGAGTAACTGTATAGAGTTTAAGACAGTACCCAGTGGAGAAGAGGGTGTCCAACAAAGAACTATTCCAGATCATTTTGGTGAGAGCTCAAGGTATGTCCAAGATCCAGTTCTAGCTTCAGAAGGTGGGAGTAGCTCAAACATTTTGGATTCAGATATGTCATTTACAGATACTCATACGAGTGCCCCGGATACCAAGTTTGTTGACGCTAATGGAAAAGCCATATTGGAACCTTTAAGGGTGAATGGTACCCTATTTTCTATAAATGCCTCTGGTGAAAAAATTGCTGAGGCCACTACAGATCAAGGCCATCGTAAATCTCATTTGCCAATGAAAGGTGTATTTCTTTATGGTTCTTCTTCAGTTGAGGGAAGTGATCAGACTGAATCAAAGAATCATTCAGCACCACTTGCTGTCATTGACGAGATAATTGGATCTCGGTCCTCTTCCACTTTGCCTGGGTCACCTCCACAATATAAGGAGGATATTCTACACCGCCGCCTGAACTTAGAGGAGGAGTTCTGGCAACAATCAGCTGAGAGTCTGTCTCTAGCATCATCCGACAGTGATACCAGCTGTAGTGATGATGAGTCATGTAAGT contains:
- the LOC120249910 gene encoding uncharacterized protein LOC120249910 — encoded protein: MAIVTGDRYIDSLVRFVDRRADSLLDGSLTLRLNPLGLRYVQSRLDALQELEGLLAGAPVDYLRAYVSDLGDHRALEQLRRILGLLTSLKVVSVLPPPRDPTPLSLVSFARLKVLELRGCDLSTSAAKGLLGLRGCLEKLICHNSTDALRHVFASRIVDIKDSPVWSRLSFVSCACNGLVLMDESLQLLPVVQTLDLSRNSFAKVDNLRNCTKLRHLDLGFNHLRTIASLSEVSCPIVKLVLRNNALTTLRGIENLKSVQGLDLSYNIISSFTELEILASLSCLQNLWLEGNPVCCARWYRSHVYSFFSHPEKLKLDDKGISTREYWERNIILASRQKQPAGHGFYFPAKHDSSNDSSIHLKRKKNSRLACIEDEEQRRYLLADALDQESASCDSDNAKKDENTISDSETEIVNLRNRVECLKKERSVLWLREFKEWMDQSTMDTLERSNCIEFKTVPSGEEGVQQRTIPDHFGESSRYVQDPVLASEGGSSSNILDSDMSFTDTHTSAPDTKFVDANGKAILEPLRVNGTLFSINASGEKIAEATTDQGHRKSHLPMKGVFLYGSSSVEGSDQTESKNHSAPLAVIDEIIGSRSSSTLPGSPPQYKEDILHRRLNLEEEFWQQSAESLSLASSDSDTSCSDDESCKFDSSAFELYPLSTQELVKRPTSVATSATDEVNHDERRHDHPYSKHDISSCEEKELRIKKQLSPNCDEPISNHNATDVSANGVNQKLNQSIGSMKNLKGKQKLRRKLISLLDNFRVSRKVEESQNYNQLEVEEVDMEAPNRLVGNENSTYISVEETDVILSHDYASITPTVSYSSLLKTEPNSLEPVPVEAIREFFHVNIADSDAHETCEALIRCDCAFQLESAYQEREIAILRSSKSRLYLLPIDGVSDGRGTRPTVLGCYSLEDISEIVVGLALQALRIHMEGDINYLFLTRTIDKARDLLCLLLGFDSRGLQSNGFLRSWEKVQIKMLEKHVHENLKIGIHFYSTLLLDCGSLAGERWVPRSLFILEGHMIMCVENFKLFGSSIDDMQSPSSYYSVDSCCSIWNIFEVVVELDNMSTTLTLDLKNSSNSFIIDNIEKESKLENNTHASTWKLKWYSKDTLLKFLTLIKAIHAELSERPLHVKYVS